The Megalobrama amblycephala isolate DHTTF-2021 linkage group LG22, ASM1881202v1, whole genome shotgun sequence sequence ATCACTCCAGAGTCAAGACAAAGAAAGGTAAATCGCCAGTCATTTTTTTCCAACattattttaaacagtattgttgtcttgttttcagagaatattaatattattttctcGCCACAAGCAGAACTGATATTTTCAATACAAAACAATTTTCTAGCAAGCTcatatttttctgtttgttttcagaGTCCTTTGAGTCTCTCTTTAACGTGGGAGAGATGATTGGATCCGGAGGATTTGGCAGGGTGTACGAGGGGAGACGCAAATTTGATGGCAAAAAGGTAAATCTTAGTGAATTGTACAAACATTTTGCTCTTGCATGCATCAAAACATATTGAAGACATTTAACAGATGGTTTAATACTTGGTGCAAGGTCAGCTGCTTGAATACTTTTACCGTTAATGAAATTATTTGTTTTCAGGTTGCCATCAAGCGGATTCGCAAGACTGACAACAACCGTTATCTTGATATTGTAAGTTGGCCGAAACCTGAATGTGTGTTTAGTTGTTTAAGTGCTGATTTCTGTAGTTTATACACCTGTAGGAAGCATTAGGTGTAAATATAATAGACAAATAAGCCTAGAAACACCAAATAACTTTGAGCTGAAAAGGCTCTGTTGAACACATCTACAAAGATCAaagaaaagtacatttaaaaaaatgttttcttcagATTTTTACCCAACTAACCTTCTGTCTACTACTTTTCTCTAGCCTGGGCATCCCGAACCTCTCGTTACAGAAGTGgcgctgctgctgatgatgaggCGAGAACCCATCAGCCCCTACGTCATACAACTATACAATTGGTTTGAACATCCTCGAAAGTTCACTCTGGTTATGGAGTTCCCTGAACCCTGCGAGAGCTTGCTGGACTTCATCATTCGTCATCCTCAACTGGACGAAACAACAGCACGGGTCATCATGCGACAGGCTGTGCTGGCAGTACAACACTGCATTGAGCGTGGCGTTTTTCATAATGATGTTCATGTGCAGAACTTCCTGTTGAAGAAGAACACGTTCGAGCTCAAGCTGATAGACTTTGGCTGCGGTCAGCTGTTTAGTAGCGATGGCTACGAGAGCAACGTATACCTCGGTGAGCATTTTGAGAGTGTGGAAACCTGAATGTAGAGACTTACTGATTATTTGacgcttttaaaaaaaattctcaacAATGTGCAAATGTCTGCTCACAGGATTACCGGATTACTGCCCACCTGAAGTCCTCACAGAACCGAGATTCCACGCCGTCGCAGCGAACGTCTGGGCTCTAGGAGTGTTGTTGTACGAGATGGTGAACACGTGTTCTCCTTTTAGGGATGGAATGGGAATCGTACAAGCTAAAGTTACATTTCGGAACTCCAACTTATCCAAAGGTGAGTGAATAATATTGATAACATTGATCAACGTAAAGCAAAGGCTCTGCACAGAAACtgttaaaggtgaagtatgtaagattttttcatATATAGCTCAATGTATAgcgagagtttggggcgtggctactgtagcaggcggaGTCATGggaaaataaattcagctttagTTACAGCAGTGAAAGCCAAAACTCGCtgcatttatagcatcaaagatTAAACGGGTCAAAGCGAACAGAGTATTTGTGATTCTACAAAGCAGCTTCAGTATCATACAGCATCTTCATGCACCCGATATATTTTCATAAAGACAAATGCAACACAGCTAAAAGTATTCCTAATATGTTGGACCTGAAACATGCCTTCACGAGAACCGGTAAGAGCTGTTTAATCTGTGGAAGACGCGATGCGCGAAAGGGACGTTTGCAAGGGTTTAcgaaaatatgctttattttgtaATTCCGCTGTAGGTGCCACTAGTGTCGCAGGAACTACATACTTCACTTTTACAGTAAAGATAAGGAACATTTTACATGATATTAATCATGTTGTAGGTGCTGTTTTCATAGATGCCAAGTCACATGGTCATGACTAACCAGCTCTCTCTCCTTATTAAAATTTGTACAGAATGCAGAGATCTGATTAGCCAGTGCCTAACCCGGGATCCAACTAAACGGCCGACATTAGAGCAGATGTTACAAGATAAGTGGATTAGAAATGATCTAGATTGGAGAAGCTCAGGAGATTCACCCCATCAGTGATTTCAGGTGTGAGGAAGTGTAACAGACAGAGTAGGATTATTATCATTTGTCTTCAATTCTGGATGATTTGTAGTGAGATTGTAATTTGTGTTCATTGTAATGTTCTTGTTATAGTCCAGTCGAGTCACCTTCGTTATATgacgctttatacaatacagattgtttcaaagcggcttcaaacaggaaaataacagaatcagtgatgcaaacagaattcaGTTCTGTTATAAATTAGCTCTAAAAACATTCATGAGTTGACTTGTTCATATAATCTTTGTATTGGATAGGAAATAACATGCTTGCTGTCCTTGGTGGAGGACTTGAGCTCGAGACTTGACCCGAAGCCTGAAGACCAACCCCAACCTGACAGGAACTCCAGCCGCCACACCAGAGATCAGAGCCTGTCCACGTCTGAGCGAGAACAGAGAGACCGCGAGACATCAGTTCATCACAGACacatttgctttgtttttaaGTCAAgacatctttatttatttagcacttTTTTATATGACCAatctgtatatatgtatatatatatatatatatatatatataatctgtaTATGATCCCTTTGAATAAATGCTTTCAATAATTACAAAAGGAGAAACGCTTTTAAACAGTCTGCTCTATTTAAACAGGTGCACCATTCCTTTAAGATCAGTTTCAGTACTAGCACTTAACATTGATTCATTACATTTGATTTCTGCACACAATGCTAATGTAAGGGGGACACTTTATTTCGGTGGTTCACTTTAGACACATCGATACTAACATCTTTATAactataaataactttgcaactacatgtcaactaactctcaggGTTTtgtttaatatctgctaacactttattttgatggttccTCAACAGATGTTCTACTGACTACAAGTATATTTGCAACTACaatgtttaaaggtgcaatgtgtaaattttaggaggatctattgacagaactgcaatataatatacataactatgttttcagtggtctATAAAGACCtttcataatgaaccgttatggctcattctaaggtaataaaaacatttctatCATACACCGCAGGTCCCCTGACAGGTTAAGTCGCTTTTGCGccagcatgtttctacagtaagCCCTAAacagacaaactgctctacagagcggcatttgcttgactggctattCTCTTCTGTCTCAGACATGACATGTTTGTCCTGTattggccaccgtagcttctctatattaCAATTTGCAACCTCATCACTAGATAccactaaaatttacacactgcatctttaaagggttcaccgaaaaatgaaaattctgtcattcaccctcatgttgttccacacccgtaagatcttcgttcatcttcggaacacaaattaagttaattttgataaaatccgatgtctctgtgaggcctccattgacagcaagataattaacactttcaatgcccagaaagctactaaagacatatttaaaggtgctaaagaggatcttttcgtcgactgagaaaccaaagactgttagtgagtttttgaaatgagcgcatgcgtaagaacaaccgccctccttcacagctcatttcaagggaacgcctcccaaaactcgtgcacgagtattggaacacgagtgtttaccaccggcattcgctgtgtaagtgttagtggattcattatgtcggactcaccgcaggtaacacataatctgcagttgttactcctgtccaGACAGGTccaaactccagacaggtttacatGTGTCTCAAGTTCTGGAGCATCGAGCCGTGCACGTTCtgcaaggaacgtcacggcagtgattgacatgCCAGAGTgcccaatccgcgcacgtctttcacaaggaacgtcatggcagcaattgacaagccagagggccaatccgcgcacgtctctcacaaggaacgtcacagcagtgattgacaagccagaggccaatcgtttacgcgatgattgcgtaaacgattggctgatgtttttaaggccctacctcgtgcacagatgatgtatattaatattattcctttcagtgcacctaataaataatcttttatcagttagtaaagacagtttcaattaatattgcaaaaatgtataaaacaaaacatcctcttcagcacctttaaatcagttcatgtgactacagtggttcaaccttaatgttttgaagtgacgagaatactttttgtgcaccaaaaaaaacaaaataatttttttcaacaatatctagtgatagtgtgatttcaaaacactgtttcatgaagcttcgaagctttacaaatcttttatttcgaatcagtggttcggagcatgtatcaaaccaccaaactgctgttttaaatatgtctttagtacctttctgggcattttaaagtgttaattatcttgctggcaatgcacgCCTCACTGAGACATCagattttcatcaaaaatatcttaatttgtgttcagaagatgaacgaaggtcttacaggtgtggaatgacatgagggtgagtacttaatgacagaattttcatttttgggtaaactaaccctttatttatttaaaaaatacagtgacTAGTGTGACATAGGCAACACATTTATTTTGCCCATGCATGTCACAATATGTGGGGGAAATATGTAGGTTTAACTCATCATTCAACAAAAATAGAAAGGTAATGGAGAATGGAGATTTTGATATCATCATGACAAATGTGATGTAAACTGATTTAATGCAATCAACAGTCTAATACATATAATGTATGcaacataaatgtaatattaaccTCTTATTTAGATTAAATGCTTTAGTGTTTTATCAAGTTGTGTAGGAGAATCACAATTGATGAAAGAAAGCTGAATCTCTCCTCTTGCTGTCAGTGAAGTTGCTGGTCTGTACACTATACTGATCTACACTTTACATCAGCATTAATTTGTAAAGTTggtctaaataaataaagcattttaacatatctggggccgtattcacaaaacattttaaggctaaaagtagctcctacaCTGTTAGCGATTTCTGTAAATAccacagtattttactgtaatatgaactgtattttactgtaaaacagatatacagtatgttactgtattttaaagttgCATTATGGGAAATATCCCATTGGCGccaataaaatacagtatttttcatttactgtaaactgaaatacagtaaaaacaaatgagcgcgaaaactgaccaatcacagaGAGGCTTATGTCTCCGCTTggagaaagaagaaaaggaagacAGCGATGCAAGAACCTGGCAGCTGCAAAGGTGTGTACAAATATTCCTGCTTTTTCTtaacataatttgtatttttggtttaactaaaaaaaagaaagaaaaaagaacaaaatatgCAGCCACGTGAAGTCACGTCACACTTGACGGTGTAAAGAGAGAGCCTTGTGACACTCGTCTGGGAAACTCGTTTTAGTTTGACGAAAACTTAACTTCTGTGTAACTTTTCTgtgtaaaaatgaatatttctcttttctttcctttttaaaGAACGTTTCACCATCGAAGTAGGGCCTATGAACATT is a genomic window containing:
- the LOC125258473 gene encoding aurora kinase A-like isoform X2, translated to MKCCLQYEVWRRMSKAHRGGRGASRSRRASSSQTAGQEVWRPGSDDRHQDPLPDPTQTLSQELPGYLTPLPSESVFVSTGQDHWRRKWQSGSQQSPDDGRPSTPFKRPATWSHRDSSAGIMSTSSLSLSEDNVKRRFCRESLSLSSRGTYSVCWRRSGDGSESPNEQGSCGKRCLSRCDSLEEWMNPPLPGQVPVEPTVTLESWRQQRLAMESPPVNKSSTEKPTERRKRKGFRSFLKMLWKAMKSPFSCCCHSSAGDVVEPFVPPADLESSPDPEPSPDHSRVKTKKESFESLFNVGEMIGSGGFGRVYEGRRKFDGKKVAIKRIRKTDNNRYLDIPGHPEPLVTEVALLLMMRREPISPYVIQLYNWFEHPRKFTLVMEFPEPCESLLDFIIRHPQLDETTARVIMRQAVLAVQHCIERGVFHNDVHVQNFLLKKNTFELKLIDFGCGQLFSSDGYESNVYLGLPDYCPPEVLTEPRFHAVAANVWALGVLLYEMVNTCSPFRDGMGIVQAKVTFRNSNLSKECRDLISQCLTRDPTKRPTLEQMLQDKWIRNDLDWRSSGDSPHQ
- the LOC125258473 gene encoding aurora kinase A-like isoform X1, whose amino-acid sequence is MKCCLQYEVWRRMSKAHRGGRGASRSRRASSSQTAGQEVWRPGSDDRHQDPLPDPTQTLSQELPGYLTPLPSESVFVSTGQDHWRRKWQSGSQQSPDDGRPSTPFKRPATWSHRDSSAGIMSTSSLSLSEDNVKRRFCRESLSLSSRGTYSVCWRRSGDGSESPNEQGSCGKRCLSRCDSLEEWMNPPLPGQVPVEPTVTLESWRQQRLAMESPPVNKSSTEKPTERRKRKGFRSFLKMLWKAMKSPFSCCCHSSAGDVVEPFVPPADLESSPDPEPSPDHSRVKTKKESFESLFNVGEMIGSGGFGRVYEGRRKFDGKKVAIKRIRKTDNNRYLDIPGHPEPLVTEVALLLMMRREPISPYVIQLYNWFEHPRKFTLVMEFPEPCESLLDFIIRHPQLDETTARVIMRQAVLAVQHCIERGVFHNDVHVQNFLLKKNTFELKLIDFGCGQLFSSDGYESNVYLGLPDYCPPEVLTEPRFHAVAANVWALGVLLYEMVNTCSPFRDGMGIVQAKVTFRNSNLSKECRDLISQCLTRDPTKRPTLEQMLQDKWIRNDLDWRSSGNNMLAVLGGGLELET